The Canis aureus isolate CA01 chromosome 11, VMU_Caureus_v.1.0, whole genome shotgun sequence genome has a segment encoding these proteins:
- the ABCG8 gene encoding ATP-binding cassette sub-family G member 8 produces the protein MAEASEERGFRNRAAPQDASGLQDSLFSSESDNSLYFTYGGQSNTLEVRDLSYQVDMDSQVPWFKKLAQFKMPWTSHKDSRELGIQNLSFKVRSGQMLAIIGSSGCGRASLLDVITGRDHGGKIKSGQIWINGKPSSPQVVRKYVAHVRQHDQLLPNLTVRETLAFVAQLRLPRTFSQAQRDQRVDDVIAELRLRQCANTRVGNAYVRGVSGGERRRVSIGVQLLWNPGILILDEPTSGLDSFTAHNLVKTLSRLAKGNRLVLVSLHQPRSDIFRLFDLVLLMTSGTTIYLGAAQHMVQYFAGVGHPCPRYSNPADFYVDLTSIDRRSREHEVATREKAQSLAALFREKVRGSDDFLWRAEERELGEGTCLESRALPQDTDQPPTPTELPGPVQQFTMLIRRQIFNDFRDLPTLLIRGAEACLMSLIIGFLYYGHGTIKLSLMDTAALLFMIGALIPFNVILDVIAKCHSERAMLYYELEDGLYTAGPYFFTKILGELPEHCVYIMICGMPTYWLANLRPGLEPFLLHLLLVWLVVFYCRIMALGVAALLPTFHTSSFVGNALYNSFYLTGGFMISLDNLWTVPAWISKVSFLRWCFEGLMQIQFKGHTYHMVVGNFTIPIPGDVILTSMGLNSHPLYAIYLILIGIGGGFMILYYVALRFIKQKSYQDW, from the exons ATGGCTGAGGCCTCAGAGGAGAGAGGGTTCCGGAACAGGGCTGCGCCCCAGGATGCCTCC GGACTCCAGGACAGCTTGTTCTCCTCCGAGAGTGACAACAGCCTATACTTCACATACGGTGGCCAGTCCAACACCTTGGAGGTCCGAGATCTCAGCTACCAG GTGGACATGGATTCCCAGGTGCCTTGGTTTAAGAAGCTAGCTCAGTTCAAGATGCCTTGGACATCTCACAAGGATTCTCGTGAGCTGGGCATTCAAAACCTGAGCTTCAAAGTGAGGAGTGGACAGATGCTGGCCATCATTGGGAGCTCAG GCTGTGGGAGAGCCTCTCTGCTGGACGTGATCACCGGGAGGGACCATGGCGGCAAAATTAAGTCAGGCCAAATCTGGATCAACGGGAAGCCCAGCTCGCCTCAGGTGGTGAGGAAGTATGTGGCCCACGTGCGCCAGCACGACCAGCTGCTCCCCAACCTAACCGTCCGCGAGACCCTGGCTTTTGTTGCCCAGCTGCGCCTGCCCAGAACCTTCTCCCAGGCTCAGCGTGACCAAAGG GTGGACGACGTGATCGCCGAGCTGCGCCTGCGCCAATGCGCCAACACGCGCGTGGGCAATGCGTACGTGCGGGGCGTGTCGGGGGGCGAGCGGCGCAGAGTCAGCATCGGGGTGCAGCTCCTGTGGAACCCAG GAATCCTCATTCTGGATGAGCCCACGTCGGGGCTTGACAGCTTCACAGCCCACAACCTGGTGAAAACCCTGTCCCGGCTGGCCAAAGGCAACCGGTTGGTGCTCGTCTCCCTCCACCAGCCTCGGTCGGACATCTTCAGGCTGTTTGATCTGGTCCTCCTGATGACGTCCGGCACCACCATCTACTTGGGGGCAGCCCAGCACATGGTGCAGTACTTCGCAGGCGTCGGCCACCCCTGCCCTCGCTACAGCAACCCTGCCGACTTCTACG TGGACTTGACTAGCATTGACAGGCGAAGCAGAGAGCATGAAGTGGCCACCAGGGAGAAGGCTCAGTCCCTTGCGGCCTTGTTTCGAGAAAAAGTTCGTGGCTCCGATGACTTTCTGTGGAGAGCGGAAGAAAGGGAGCTGGGTGAGGGTACTTGTCTGGAGAG CCGGGCCCTCCCCCAGGACACCGACCAGCCTCCGACTCCCACTGAGCTGCCTGGCCCTGTGCAGCAGTTTACCATGCTGATCCG tcGTCAGATTTTTAATGACTTCCGAGACCTGCCAACTCTCCTCATCCGTGGAGCAGAGGCCTGCCTGATGTCCTTGATCATTGGGTTCCTCTATTATGGCCATGGGACCATCAAGCTCTCCCTCATGGACACAGCTGCCCTCTTGTTCATGATTGGAGCTCTCATCCCTTTCAACGTGATCCTGGATGTCATTGCCAAAT GTCACTCAGAGAGGGCAATGCTTTACTATGAACTAGAAGATGGACTGTACACTGCTGGTCCATATTTCTTTACCAAG ATCCTAGGGGAGCTTCCAGAGCACTGTGTCTACATCATGATCTGTGGGATGCCTACCTACTGGCTGGCCAACCTGCGCCCAGGCCTTGAGCCCTTTCTGCTGCACCTTCTGCTGGTGTGGCTAGTGGTCTTCTACTGTAGGATCATGGCCCTGGGTGTTGCTGCTCTGCTCCCCACATTCCATACATCCTCCTTCGTTGGCAACGCTCTCTACAACTCCTTCTACCTCACCGGGGGCTTCATGATAAGCTTGGACAACCTGTGGACAG TGCCCGCTTGGATTTCCAAAGTCTCCTTTCTCCGCTGGTGTTTTGAAGGGCTGATGCAGATTCAGTTTAAAGGGCACACTTACCACATGGTGGTTGGCAACTTCACCATCCCTATTCCAGGAGATGTA ATCCTCACTTCCATGGGCCTGAACTCGCATCCACTCTACGCCATCTACTTAATCCTCATTGGCATCGGTGGTGGCTTCATGATCCTGTACTATGTGGCCCTAAGGTTCATCAAACAGAAATCATATCAAGACTGGTGA